DNA from Triticum dicoccoides isolate Atlit2015 ecotype Zavitan unplaced genomic scaffold, WEW_v2.0 scaffold109079, whole genome shotgun sequence:
CTGAAATGGAGGAGCAATTTAAAGGCTCCGACAAAGTGTATGCTCATGAGCTTTTTGCTAAACTTCTTCAGAAATACACTATTGACGGAAATGTTAGGCAGCACATATTGAGGGTGGTAAGTGCTTTCACCAAGCTTAAGGCTTTGGAGTGTTCTTTAAGTGAAGCCCTTCTTGTCATAATTATTCTTGAGTCTCTTCCTGAAGAGTTTGAACAATTTAAGGTCAACTATAACTCTCTAAAGGAAAAATGGCCACTCTCTGAGATGACCGCAAGGATCGTCCAGGAGGAAGAAAGGATCATGAGGCAGAAGAAAGACCATGTCTTTCATGTTGGCTCTAACAAGAGAAAGCATGACGGACAAGGTTTCCCTAAGCCTCAGAAAAGGCAAGTCAAGAAAGAAGGCACTAAGCCATTCAACCCTAAGGCATTCAACGGTAAAGAAGCCGGTGGTTCTTCTGCTCCTAGCAGCTCCACTGCTGGAGAAAATGCTTGTAACTTCTGCAAAGAAGAGGGACACTATCAAAGGGACTGCCCAGGCTTTCTAAAATGGATGAACAAAAGAGGTATTGATGAAATTACTTTTGTAGATGAATCACTTTATGTTGATTTTTCAATAAAGTCATGGTGGATTGATTCAGGGGCAACCACTCACGTTGCTAACTCTATGCAGGGATTCGATACGATCCAAACCataa
Protein-coding regions in this window:
- the LOC119342911 gene encoding uncharacterized protein LOC119342911, which translates into the protein MEKWNKSNHIALLIMKATISPDISEALPKKDTAKDFLTEMEEQFKGSDKVYAHELFAKLLQKYTIDGNVRQHILRVVSAFTKLKALECSLSEALLVIIILESLPEEFEQFKVNYNSLKEKWPLSEMTARIVQEEERIMRQKKDHVFHVGSNKRKHDGQGFPKPQKRQVKKEGTKPFNPKAFNGKEAGGSSAPSSSTAGENACNFCKEEGHYQRDCPGFLKWMNKRGIRYDPNHKRRNKKA